Sequence from the Pedobacter sp. D749 genome:
GCCATGATTTCCTTTTGGGGTAAAGACCGCTCTGTTATTGGCAAACCACTGGAAGATGCAGTGCCTGAGTTAAAGGGACAGCCTTTTATAAATATGCTGAAAAATGTGCTGCTTACAGGAATTACGGATAATGGTGATGCTATTCCTGCCGAAACAATGAGGGATGGTAAGTTACAAACTGCTTATTATACCTACGAATATCGGGCTATTAAGGATGAGTCCGGAATACCTTATTGTATTATCCATACTGCTAGCGATGTTACTGATATGATAAAGGCAAAAAAGGCAATCAAGGAGACAGAACTGCAACGTGAAGCACTAGATCAGGAACAGATTTTAATCAGTATAAAGGAAGACCAGCAAAAGAATGATTTTATCAGTATGGTAAGCCATGAATTGAAAACGCCATTAACTTCTATCAGTGCTTACGTACAGTTAATGCAGAGTCGAAGTTTACCAGATACTTTTGTCGCAAATACGTTGGCTAAGGTGCAAAAGCAGATCCGCAAAATGAGCACATTAATCAGTTCTTTTTTAAATGTATCGCGTTTAGAATCAGGAGAAATTCAATTGAACCTATCTCATTTTGATCTCAATAAACTGATTCATGACCTTGTTGAAGATTTAAGATTAATATATCCCACTAACCAGATTGATTTTGAAGGGGGAGATGCTAAATTAATTTACGCAGATAAAGATAAAATTGGCTCTGTAATTTCAAATTTGATCAGCAACGCTGTAAAATATTCAGATCAGAGCAGTACTGTTTTGATTCAATCGGCAAGCAAAGAGAGTAAAATAAATGTTTCTGTAACCGATCACGGCATTGGCATCCAGGCTCATGATCTGGAAAAACTTTTTGACCGGTATTACCGTGTAGAAAGCCAAGAAACTAAAACCATTTCGGGTTTCGGGATAGGTTTATACCTCAGCGCAGAGATTATTAACCGTCATAACGGTAAAATATGGGTAGAAAGTAAGTACGGCGAAGGTTCTACCTTCCATTTTGAGATTCCACTTGTTTCTTAGCTGAAATATTCAAATAAAAAACACAATCTTAAATGCTCATTTGTTACTGTTAAATGAGCATTTCATCTGTAAACCCTGTAAACGGGGCAATCATAAAAACCTATCGGGAAGATACTGAGGAGTTAATCGATCAGAAAATTGATCAGGTACATCAAGCATGGTTAAGTTATAAGGAAACCGATTTTCAAAGCCGCTCGAAGCTACTCCTGCAGGTTTCGAAACTTTTAATCGAACGTAAAGATCAGCTGGCCGAACTTATGGCGTTAGAAATGGGGAAACCCCTAAAAGCTGGCGTAGCAGAAGTTGTCAAATGTGCTTCTGTTTGTGAATACTATGCAAAAAACGGTGCTGAATTTTTAGCTGATCAAATCATAAAAACCAGTGCAACCAAAAGTTATGTGAGTTTCCAGCCTATTGGTGTGGTATTGGCCATTATGCCCTGGAATTTCCCTTTCTGGCAAGTGTTTCGCTTTTTGGCGCCAACTTTAATGGCTGGTAACTGCGGCGTTTTAAAACATTCATCGGGTGTTACAGGCTGTGCCATAGAAATAGAAAAAGTAATTGTCGGTGCTGGCTTTCCTGACAATGTTTTTAAAACACTGATTTGCAGTAGTAAATCTATTTCAAAAGTAATTGAATACCCTTATATCAAAGCCGTAACCCTTACAGGAAGCACCGAAGCCGGTAAGAAAGTAGCCGAACAAGCAGGAAAATTAATTAAAAAAACAGTTTTGGAACTCGGTGGGAGCGATCCTTATGTAATTTTGGAAGATGCCGATTTAGAAAAGGCTGCCAAAATATGTGCGGAAGCCAGGCTAATCAATAACGGACAAAGCTGTATTGCTGCAAAACGCTTCATTGTGGTTAAAACAGTTGAAACGCAATTTACCCAACTTTTCAAAACAGAAATGGAAAGTAAAAAAACAGGAGATCCCTTGCAGAACGATACTGATTTAGGACCAATGGCGAGGGCTGACCTTCGCGATGAATTGCATCAGCAGGTTTTAAAGAGTATCGAACAGGGTGCAAAATGTATTCTGGGTGGAGAAATCCCCAGGATGGAAGGTGATCATGCTTATTACCAACCCACCATATTAACCGATGTAAAAAAGGGCGTATTGGCTTATGATGAAGAAATATTCGGTCCTGTAGCTGCAATTATCTCCGCAGAAGATACTGAAGATGCCATCCGCATTGCCAATGATACCAATTTTGGATTGGGCGCAGCAGTTTTTACCGAAAATGCAGCAATAGCAGAAGACATTGCGCGAAATAAACTTGCAGCAGGCTCTTGTTTTGTAAATGAAGGTGTTAAATCAGATCCAGCATTGCCTTTTGGAGGCATCAATGAATCTGGCTACGGCCGTGAATTAAGTATGTTCGGTATTCATGAGTTTGTGAATATCAAAACCGTGTACATCAAATAATAATATCCGATATGAAAGCAGTTAGAATCCATGAGTTTGGCGGACCAGAAGTTTTATCTATAGATGAAATTCCGGTTCCCCAGCCAGCACCAGATGAAGTATTAATTAAAGTGCATGCAACCAGCGTAAATCCGGTGGATTGGAAAATTAGAGAAGGACAAAGGAAAGTGAAATTTCCAGGAAAACTACCTTTAACCCTCGGTTGGGATGTTTCCGGAACAATTGAAGCATTAGGCGAAAAAGTGAGTGCTTTTAGAAAGGGAGATGAAGTGTATGGCAGGCCGGATCCAACTAAAAACGGTGCTTATGCTGAATACATTGTGGTAAAAGCCAACATTATCAGCATTAAACCCACTAGCATTGGGCATACCGAAGCTGCTGCAGTACCATTGGCAGGTTTAACGGCATGGCAAGCCTTATTCGATCATGGTTTGTTAAAAGCCGGACAAAAAGTACTGATTCATGCTGCAGCCGGTGGGGTAGGAACCTATGCCGTACAATTTGCAAAATGGAAAGGAGCCTACGTGATCGGTACCGCATCAAGCGCTAATATCGATTTTTTGAAACGTTTAGGTGCCGATGAGGTAATCGATTATAAAATGGAAGATTTTGAGACTGCTTTAAGTGATGTTGATCTGGTTTTAGATACCATTGGCGGAGAAACGCAACTCAAATCGTTAACTATACTAAAAGCAGGTGGAAGGGTAATCACCACCTTAATGCCAGAGTTTGTGGCAGAAGCAAAGGCGAAAAACGTTCATCTTACCGGTTTTATGGCGCAATCAATTCCTGATCAACTGACTGAAATTGCTACTTTGATCGATTCAGGTAAAGTTAAACCTGTTATAGAAAAAGTTTTGCCTTTTACCAGCGCCAGGCAAGCTCAAACCGAAAGTGAGCAGGGACATACGAGAGGAAAGATTGTATTGCAGGTAATTTAGTAGAGAAGTCCGAAGTCGGATGTCCGAAGAAATAATAATTCATATTATTATCGTCCTCCTGAATAAATTCAGAAGGGCGATAATATTCAAACTTTAAATCTTAATGATCTTAACAGCTTAATGGTCAAAAAAACAAGTATTACTCCAAATAAATATCCTTACTAAAATCATTCTCCGTTACGTCGGCAGACTGTGGTTGAATAATGACAAACTTGATCACGTTATACTCTGATTTTATTTTATCCCTCAACCTGTCTATTGCATTGGTTAAATCGGTAGTGTTTAATTCTGCTTTAAACGTAAGAATGAGCACAAGCAGTACTTCCTTTGGCGATTGATATTGGGATAAAATGCTTGTTACCATAATCACATCCTGATCATTTTCTGCCAGTTCTTTTATCTTCTGCTGCGTTTCAGGTGTTAAGCCTTCGCCCATTAATAAACTTCGGCTTTCCCTGGCCAGTATAAAAGATACGAAAATTAAGAGTGTACCCACCAAAACAGAAGCCAGTCCATCTAAAAATGGAAGGTTTAAGTTGTGGCTTAATACCATAAATATAAAAACAATCAATAATCCTAAAACGGCAGCTCCATCCTCAAATAACACTAAAAAGCCTGAGGGATCTTTACTTTTAATAATGGCTTTCCACCAGGGTAAACCTTTACGTGTTTTGTTAAATTCCTTCATCGCAATGATCAAAGAGGCACCCTCAAATAAGAAAGATAACCCCAATACTACATAATTCCAGGTAGGATTGCCCAAAACTTCAGGATGACGGATATGCGCAATCCCTTGCGAAATAGAGACCACACCACCTAAACCAAAAATCATGATGGATACAATAAACGACCAGAAATACAGCTCTTTACCATAACCAAATGGGCGGGATTTGTCAGGCGGTTTTACGCTTCTTTTTAAGCCATAGAGCAATAAAAGTTGATTGCTGGTGTCAACCGTAGAGTGAATGCCTTCGGCAATCATCGATGAGCTGTTGGTAAATGCCCCCGCAATGAATTTAGTTA
This genomic interval carries:
- a CDS encoding PAS domain-containing sensor histidine kinase, giving the protein MKSYSKVLSNDQLLEVLFLSKDATAIYTSEQIVIEMANDAMISFWGKDRSVIGKPLEDAVPELKGQPFINMLKNVLLTGITDNGDAIPAETMRDGKLQTAYYTYEYRAIKDESGIPYCIIHTASDVTDMIKAKKAIKETELQREALDQEQILISIKEDQQKNDFISMVSHELKTPLTSISAYVQLMQSRSLPDTFVANTLAKVQKQIRKMSTLISSFLNVSRLESGEIQLNLSHFDLNKLIHDLVEDLRLIYPTNQIDFEGGDAKLIYADKDKIGSVISNLISNAVKYSDQSSTVLIQSASKESKINVSVTDHGIGIQAHDLEKLFDRYYRVESQETKTISGFGIGLYLSAEIINRHNGKIWVESKYGEGSTFHFEIPLVS
- a CDS encoding NAD-dependent succinate-semialdehyde dehydrogenase — protein: MSISSVNPVNGAIIKTYREDTEELIDQKIDQVHQAWLSYKETDFQSRSKLLLQVSKLLIERKDQLAELMALEMGKPLKAGVAEVVKCASVCEYYAKNGAEFLADQIIKTSATKSYVSFQPIGVVLAIMPWNFPFWQVFRFLAPTLMAGNCGVLKHSSGVTGCAIEIEKVIVGAGFPDNVFKTLICSSKSISKVIEYPYIKAVTLTGSTEAGKKVAEQAGKLIKKTVLELGGSDPYVILEDADLEKAAKICAEARLINNGQSCIAAKRFIVVKTVETQFTQLFKTEMESKKTGDPLQNDTDLGPMARADLRDELHQQVLKSIEQGAKCILGGEIPRMEGDHAYYQPTILTDVKKGVLAYDEEIFGPVAAIISAEDTEDAIRIANDTNFGLGAAVFTENAAIAEDIARNKLAAGSCFVNEGVKSDPALPFGGINESGYGRELSMFGIHEFVNIKTVYIK
- a CDS encoding NADP-dependent oxidoreductase is translated as MKAVRIHEFGGPEVLSIDEIPVPQPAPDEVLIKVHATSVNPVDWKIREGQRKVKFPGKLPLTLGWDVSGTIEALGEKVSAFRKGDEVYGRPDPTKNGAYAEYIVVKANIISIKPTSIGHTEAAAVPLAGLTAWQALFDHGLLKAGQKVLIHAAAGGVGTYAVQFAKWKGAYVIGTASSANIDFLKRLGADEVIDYKMEDFETALSDVDLVLDTIGGETQLKSLTILKAGGRVITTLMPEFVAEAKAKNVHLTGFMAQSIPDQLTEIATLIDSGKVKPVIEKVLPFTSARQAQTESEQGHTRGKIVLQVI
- a CDS encoding cation diffusion facilitator family transporter; protein product: MARANNSIYSALAANLLIAVTKFIAGAFTNSSSMIAEGIHSTVDTSNQLLLLYGLKRSVKPPDKSRPFGYGKELYFWSFIVSIMIFGLGGVVSISQGIAHIRHPEVLGNPTWNYVVLGLSFLFEGASLIIAMKEFNKTRKGLPWWKAIIKSKDPSGFLVLFEDGAAVLGLLIVFIFMVLSHNLNLPFLDGLASVLVGTLLIFVSFILARESRSLLMGEGLTPETQQKIKELAENDQDVIMVTSILSQYQSPKEVLLVLILTFKAELNTTDLTNAIDRLRDKIKSEYNVIKFVIIQPQSADVTENDFSKDIYLE